In Setaria viridis chromosome 5, Setaria_viridis_v4.0, whole genome shotgun sequence, the genomic stretch AGTTTGCAGTAGACAGCAGAAATGCACCTTAGTATGTCCTCTGAAAGTTTGCAGGAGATCTTGGGTACATATTCAGTGATAGAAGCACTCAAGAAGTTTGCGAGACTGGACCGCCCTGAAGATGATCTTGATAGCTCCTGAGTATGCTTCAGCAACATCAAAGCCACGTCAGATGCTTTCACTTAAGAAGAATCAGCAACTAAAACAGAGTTAATAACTGTatcgatgaatggaagagaagcTGTCATACGCGTTTATAATCAGTGTGTTGGCAGGTTATAGGCTGCAGACTCCTTGATGTTTCTCAGGCGAAGGGTGCCCTCGTCAGTGGTCTTTCTGCCGCGTTGACGGTGCGATTCTTTCTCCACCTGATCAACAACTGTTGCCTTCGTATGCAACATAACCCCTGAGCATTGATCTGTTCCAGGTGGCAAAGGTTTGAACCAGAGCAGAAGCACGAGGAGAGACACCGAGGTATTGATCAAATGCGGCTCTGTATAAGGACAGCAGGTGCAGTTCCTTGCGAACAACTTCCTCCTCAAGGACTGTCAGGCCAAGTCTGCAACAGACTGCATTCAAAACAAAATCAGGAATCAAAGATTAAAAGGTCTAAATAGCACGTATGATTAAATGCATTCAAAACATCTGGACTATTCTTTTTTGATAATTTACTTTATGCTGTTCAAAATTTGGACTTGAAACACAGTTCCTGACTatagcacacacacacacataattTTTAAAAAGGGAGCATAATCATAACTAATGACTTTAATCACATCTCCCTAGATATGACAAAACATCATTTTGTTGGCATCATGATATACTAAGTTATTAAGAAAAGGAACGTGATTCATAAAGAATGGATGGAAGACCTGCATTTTGACAGCTTTTCTTCAGCTTTTGGAAACAGATAGGCCCTCGAGATCAGGATCATGAACCAATTTGTTAGGGTATGGAACTAACCTTTGAAATAGTTCTTTCAGTTCTCTCTGCACTGGTGATGATGCGATGCTCGGGAAATTTGTCAGGGAGGTTAAGAGAATATCTTGTATGGAGCATCTTATTGCGATTGGTTGTCTGCACAATAAGGAAATGGAGTGGAACAAGCAAAGTTCAGTCAAAATAAAATAAGTGGCTGAAGAATAATTGCTTTGACCACTCGATGAACAAGAAAGCAGTacaagcaaaaacaaaaaacaaattaGATTACCCACAGGTATGTGATCGGAGAGTCACAGCGATATGTCAGTGACATTTACATATGTGCTTATAGCACTGAAAAGAGAACAATTTATCAAGGTTAGATAGAAAATCAAGCACTTGAGGTGTAACTGAAAGCTTGGCAGCTCAGGATGCTGAAACTGAATATTTCTGTAGTCAAAGGAGGATCTTTTTTCAGTCAAAGGAGACACGAAACATAATAGCATAAAGATGTGGTGCTGGAAAATGATTTTTCAAGTACAACTGTCTATAATGCTGTTCCTATTCAAATTCACAGAAAAGGCACGAGCACTCTGCGTAGCTAGAACAGAAACTTTCAACATCATTACTGGCAGTACATGTCACCTGAGAGACTATTGAAGTGATCTGCTGAAGACAATGGCAGAGCACAGTAACACACAAAAATTTAAATAGGTCTATGCAGAAAATGCTGCTAATGCAACCAAATAAGAATCAAACAGTATTATCAAAAAAAGGCGATCGAAACCACTGTTATGGCCTTTTATAGAATTTATCCTCAGTTTTTGtttgctcaaaaaagaaaaggaatatatGGTCAGACACTCACACAGTCACACTGCTAGAAGAACCATATGCATCATGCTGAAAAAACTACTGCATACTAACCTTCTTGAGTGTCGGTGTTGCTGATGAGAAGATGGTGTTTCTGCACTGAATCCTCTTTCCTTGAGCGCCTCTAGTCCTGGGTCCTCCATGGCTGCTGGACTATGCTTCAATCACCAAGAACCTGCCAAAGCTATCAAGAGCATGTACTGCAAGCAACACCACTCCATGTCAAGCTTCAGAGAAGGACAAAGCTCAGGTAACCCCTCACACTGATGAGCTATCTGAACTCGCATGTCATGAGCTCCTGCTATGTGCCATGAGCTGCCACCGAGGAGAACGGAAGAAGAATAGGAGGGCGATGACTAAGCTCGGTAAAATTTCACTCACTGAACTAGACAGAGCCTATGTCCCTTGCAATGCAAAGGAATGAAATGAAAGGTGAGGTGCAAAAGGACAAGAAGAGCAACTAACTGAGCACAACAAAAACGATGAACAAGCAGAGAGGTCCTAACGCCAGCACAGCTACTACATAGGCTGACAACTAACAGTGGCTTGGAGGAGGATTAAGAGCTGATATTTGTGGAGGGTAGGATTAGTAGTGCAGGAGCTAGCTGCTGAGACCTGAGAGACAAGgtggcccacacgcaaggacgAGGCCAAAGTATGCAGCAGAGGTAAGTAAAGAAAGGGGATGAAACCCGCAGGAAGATACACGGTCaggggaaaaaaatgaaaagaataaAGAACGAAGGAAAGCTAGGCGAGCTTAAAAGGAGGCAAAACGAAAGAAAAGAGGAACGGGGGTACCCTCAATCATCACGATGTCCCTGCTAATCCCGCCATTAAAAGagcagggagagggaggtgagcTAGCCAACGGCTCCAAGCTAAACACAACAGTGCTCAATAATGGCGACGTGGaggcgacgatgacgacgacgacgatgcggGACTTACCGCCGGTGCGTGCCTGGCGAAACGGCCGGGGGGCCAAGCCGGAGACGACGGCGACCCGTACCAGATCTCAGTAATTATGCAGTGCTCGATCGTTTTTGCAGAAATGAAAACGATAATGATCCTTTATGTTGGCATGATCTCTTCAGTCATTCATCAACACACAACAACCGGTGCATCATAAATAGGAATGAACCTTTCAATCTCTCATGTTCTCTTACTTAATACTGAAAATGTCAGTACATCTGGGTTCATTCCCTGATCCAACATTTCTTGTAAAAGATCTTCGGCCTTAGCTGTTTCTCCCTGGCTGCAGTATCCATTTACAAGAGCTGTGTATGCGTAAACATCAGGAGCAAGTCCTTTTGTTAACATCTCATCGAACAATCCCCGAGCTTCATCTAGATATGCTGCTTTGCACTGCCCGCCAATTAATACTGTGTAATAGGCTACATCAGGTTCAATTTCATTGTTTTTCATATTGCTCAGCCACGTCTTATGCTTTGCTCTAAGAAGAATACTCCTTGTTTCCTTAGCAATGTCCTGCCACCTTCGGTACAGAATCTCCTTTAGGTGGACATCCAATAGCACAGTGTATGCAACTACATCAGGCTTGATTCCAAAATTTATCATTTGATCAAACAAATCACAAGCTTCTTTCAACCGGCCAACCTTGCAATAACCATTCATCAGTGCAGTGTATGCAATGACATCAGAAAGTCCTCGCTCAACCATATCATCGAACCATAAGCGAGCATTGTGCATATCTCCCGTCTGACAATAAGCTGATATAAGTTTGCTGTAGGAAATTACATGAGGAACAACATTCTTTTCCAGCATCATGCTACATACACTTGAAGCCCGTTCTACTTTTCCATCTCTACAAAGGCCGCTTATCAATTTGAAACATGAAAACGGATCCACCATATTTCCTTGTTTAGCAACCCTGAGGAAAAGCATGTAAGCATGGTCAGTCGAGCCTGAACGCAAATAACCACAGACCATAGAACTGTACATCACTTCAATATCATctatcctttttttcttctactATATTAAATAACACCTCTGCTTCGCTCAGGTTGCCTCCTATACAAAAATCAGCAATAACTACACCATAGGTGAGTGAATTAGGCTCCAACCCTTGGTCCATAATGTGCTCTAGAAGATCAAATACCTTCATAACAATACCATTCCTGCTATATCCACTGGCCAATATGTTATATGTAACTACATCTGGTTTTATATTTGCCTTCAGCATCTGCTCAAATGCTTGCCAAGCATTTTCTGTTTCTCCTTTGAGACAGTAACCATTGATCAGGCATGTATAGTATATTTTGTCTGGTGCCAAACCTTCAGCCATCATTTCATTCAGTAGCTGAACTGCTGCGTTCATGTTCCCAAGCTTGCAATAAGCATCCATACCAATGTTATAAAGCATGCCATTAAAATGGAGTCCTAAACCTCTAAATTTCTGGAAGTACACAGTAACTTCAGATGTCATGCCTAATTTCCTGAGGCACTGTAGAAGATAGCCAACAATGTGACAATTTATCTCAATGCCATGGGATACCATAGCTTCAACATGATGCCACGCCTTTTCTAGGTTACCCATTTTGCAATAACTACGAATGAGATAGCTATAACCATATTGATCAGGGGCAGATCCATGTTTGGTCTTGTTCTCCAAGACTTTTTCAGCCTTCTCCAGTTTCATTTCTTTGCATAGTCCATCAATTACCATGTTATAAGCCATGGCCTCAATTGGAAACCTCTCCTGGGTGATTTCTTGTAGAACAGTATATATGCTTATCATGTTATAAGCAAGGTCATACTTTCCACAATCACAAAGACCAATTATAAATGACGAGTATCCGTGTACATCTGGTTTCACTCCCATTTCAATCATCCCAACCCACACTTAGAATGCTTCATCAGCCTTATTTGCTTGGAAAAGCGACCTGGTGACTATGTTTAATGAATGAGCATCCAGCGTCAACTGAAAGCACTTCATTTGATCATAAGTGGTGACAACCATATCCGATTCACCGCTCTGAGATACAAATTTGAGCAGAAAGTTGCAAGCCAAATTGTTGGACAAATCCAAGTCTGCAAAGGTGACAAAACTTCTCTATTGTTGCTTGTGCATCGTGGCATGTGGTGTATGCCTTGATCAAGCAATTGGCTGCAAATGAGAGTACGTGAGAAGTGACACATGTTTTTCTAAGTTGATCAATGAGTGTCAAGATTTCAGGACCTCCACTATCAGTTGCCGAGATAACCTCACAGAAAAAGGATACGAGCATCTTCCCCTGGAATGAATGGGATAAAATTTGTATCATCTCTGAGTAGGTTGAGAAGTCATGGTGAAACCCAAGGCTATGTGTATCTTTAAAGTAGGCAAATACAACAGCACCCTTctcctcttaatgaaatacgtgcCATAAAAAATGCAACAGCACCCAAGGCTATGTGTATGTGTATCTTTAAAGTAGGCAAATGCAACAGCAGGCTTCCTCCTTAGGCAGCGGCAGCGGAGCGTCTGCGCAACACTTTCAGAGCTTGGAGAACGGTGTCGTTTCCGGATAGGTTCATTATCAGGAGCACAATTCAGGTTTACATCACCGCTCGAGTCCTCTAACTGAACTGAAGAGGCGGATACAGAGAACACGACGGGCGGCGCGCACGCACACGGGTGCTAACCCCCCGGCCGCCGGGCACGCTCAGGGACAAAACCGGCCGAGCCAACTGAACCTGCCGCGGCCGCCCTTACGGGAGGTTCACGTGATGAGCTTGGGGGAGGAAGCGGCCCATCGTCGCTCTACTTCGGCGATGATGAAACCCCGCCCGGTCATCCTGCCTCCCGTCCCGCTGAGGAGCTCTGCTTTCTCGCCCGCGACGCTGCCATGAACACGGAGGAGGGTCGTCTGCGGTTGGCCTTACTTGCGGCGGCCCCGGGCGCACCGGCGGATATGCCCATCGATGGTCTGCGCCGCGCACTCGCCGAgctccccgtcgccggtggCGACAACTTCTCCATCCGGCGCTTCTGGCCTGAACAATTCCTGGTGACCTTCACCTCTCAGCGTGCAAGGGATGCTGCCATGAGCGCCGGAAGCGTCCCCGTCGGCGACACTCGCTTCTTCTTCCGGCCGTGGACGCGGCTAGTTCGTGCTGACTCGCGCATTCTCCAGTTCCGCGTCTCCCTGGAGCTGGACGGTGTTCCTGCGCACGCGTGGAGTGAACGTACTGCACGGGCGATCCTATCCTCCTCCTGCTGGATCGAGCACGTCGACGACGCGCGCACCGACATGGCCAAGTTCAAGGTGCAGGCGTGGACACATGACCCGAGCTGCATCCCTAGGAGGAAGCGGCTGCTCATCGCCGAGCATGAACAGCAGGTACTTTACGAGGATCCAGTGATGCAAAGAGTCTTTGGGAATCTCCCTCCATACTTGCGGCAAAAGAAAGTTCTGGCATACGATGTCCTAATTCGGTTGAGGCACATCGCCGATTTTCGTTCGAGATCTCCTTCCCCCTCGCCGGGACCTTCGCTGCCGTCCGATGATGGTGATTCCTGGCCAGACGGGAATCCGGACCGCGACTACGGTGGCTCTCACGGCTACGGGCCGCGGATGCACGGTTTCTCCACCACGCCCGGCGTTGAAGACGGCAACAGCCCGCCGGCCGGTGGGGGCGCATCGGGGATTCAGCTGAGGGATGCCTGTCGTCACCTTTCCCCACCCCGGTCGGCGCACGCGTTCAAGGTGCTTGCCGAgcctcggcggcggagggacGCCACCGTCAgcacgacgggcggcggctccGTTGGAATCCAGTCGACGGCAGCTGCCACGGCGGTGTCGGCCCTGAACGGCGGGCCAACGGCGCTACATGCGTCTGTGGGCCAGAACGGGGGGCGAACGGTGCCTCCCCCGACAGATCCCGTTTCCCCCGGAGCAAAATCCCGTGATGAGACCGAGCAAGCTCCTCACCCGGCCCCCACAAGCAGCGCGTCACCATCTGTGCACGAGCCCGAGGCGCCAGAGTGCCCATGCCCTGCGAGGATGACACAGCTACAGTGCCCGTCGACCTCACCTCTCAACGGCTCACGGGCCATCTGCACACCTACGCCTGCTCCCGCCGAGCTATCGCCGGAACAGTATCTGCCACTGTACCGCGCTGAAGACCATGATGCCCGCGAAGAGGATCCGATGCTGCTTGAATCTCTGTTTTCGACCGGCGCGCTTTCCCGCTCCTCCGCTTCGGGGGATGCGCAACCTTCCACGGCCCTGCGGCCTGCGCACATACCAACGCCGTCCGCGCACCCGGAGCAACACCGTGTCACAGCCTGAGCCGATGGCTCCACCGGCTGAGCAGAACAACCTTGGCGTCGCCGGCGCAGCGCTGGACGCCCCGCAGTGCGCCGCGCCTTCGCAGATCTCGTCTGTCGTGACCATTCACGCAAGAACACAAGACGACGAGTTGCGAGGCAGCCCGGGCAAAGGCAGAAGCCTTTCTGAGCAGCGTCCGCCTCGTGCTACAAACGCCGCTGGCGAAAAGAACGCCGCAGCCACCACCGTCCTGCCCAGGGGCAGCACCAACGCCGAGAAGGAGTGGTCGCCTTGCCAACCAGCCTCTGAACCTCACCGTCCGCCCATCTAAAAAGGAGGAGGTCCTCGCCATGCGGAAACTTGGGATTGTTTCAAACGACGACGATGCAAATTGCGCTGTGGCTGCTGAATTTGATAAATTCTTAAACACAACTGTGCAACCGCGCCATTTCGCGGCTCTGCGGGATATCTTCCCAGCGGCTAATGCGCTGTCTGATGCTGATCTTATGCAGATAGCAAGCCAGGCCGGGACGGTGTCGGCGAACGCGTGAACGCCGTCACCACCAGCGCCACCATCTTTGGTCGTCGTCAAGTCTCATGGACGCGGCCAATGTCAACATTCTTATCTGGAATGTGCGCGGCTTGAATGCGCGCTCTAGAAGGGATGTCTTGCGCACTGTTGTAGCTGAAGCCAGTGCCTCGGTTGTTTGTCTCCAGGAGACGAAACTCGATGTGATCACGCCGTTCGTCGTGGCTGAAGCTCTCGGGAATTCCTTCTCGACATTTGCTTACATGTCGTCGGCCGGTGCTAGTGGGGGCATACTAGTTGCTTGTAAAGGACCTGAACTTGCTTGTTCTACTTTGCACATCGGCCAATTCTCTGTCACTGTGTCGATCACTGGAGGGGCCGGATCCGATCCTTGGTCCCTCACTTCAGTTTACGACCCCCAGCCCGACGAGGATAAAGTGTTGTTCCTTGATGAGCTCCGTTCGGTACATAATGTTGTGGCCGCGAAGTGGATGCTCGCAGGCGATTTTAACCTGCTACTGGATGCTGCCGACAAAAGCAACACGAACATAAACAGGAGAAATCTGGGCCGCTTTCGGCGTTTCGTCGATGAGCTTCAACTGAAGGATGTATACTTGCATGGACGTCGCTGCACGTGGAGTAACGAATGTTCACATCCGACAATGGCAAAACTAGACCGGGTTCTTGTCTCTGTTGAATGGGAAGCTCActtccccttctccttcctccaggCTTTGTCATCGGCAATGAGTGATCATTGCCCGTTACATTTCGCGACAAACGCAGTATTCACGGTCAAGCGTCGCTTTCATTTTGAGCCATGGTGGCTAAAGCTGCACGGGTTCATGGAAGTCGTAGCGAGGGGGTGGACATGCCCAAATACGATGATCGATCCTTTTGCCCGGCTAGATTGTAAGCTGAAGAATACTGCTAAAGAACTTCAGAGATGGAGCCAACGTAGCGTCGGTCAGGTGAAAACGCAGCTTTCAGTGGCGAAAACAATTATACTATGGCTTGACCGAGCTCAGGAAGTGAGACAACTCACACTGGAGGAGCATCAGCTTCGTAAGCAACTCAAATGCAAGATTCTTGGCCTCACTTCCTTGGAGAGGACGATTGCACGGCTACGTTCAAGGATGCTGTTCTTAAGGGACGGCGATGCCAATACAAAGCTCTTTCACATACAGTCCAGTTTCAGAACCAAAAAGAAATTCATTTCTAGCCTGGAGCATAACGATATAGTAGCTTACACACCAACAGAAGGAGGAGCTGCTTTATAATCACTTCCATGCTATCATGGGCACAGCTGTTCAGAGAACTGAAATCATGGACCTTAATGCTCTCGGTATTCAGGCTACAAACCTGCAACCTCTTGATGCTCCCCTTTCACTGAGTCCGAGGTTTGGAACACAATCAAATCGCTCCCTAATGAAAAATCGCCCGGGCCGGATGGTTTCACTGCAGAGTTCTACAGGGCTTAATTAGGAGTGATATCATGGCAGCTTTTGATGCAGTTTATAGGGGTAATTTTGGCCAATTCTTCAGACTAAACGGAGCACTGATTACACTTCTTCCCAAAAAACAGGAGCCCAGAACTCCATCAGACTATGGGCCAATCAGCCTTATTCACAGTTTTGCCAAGTTGGTGGCAAAGTTGCTGGCTAATAGACTAGCACCTGAATTAGGGAACCTTGTTGATGTGAACCAGAGTGCATTCATCAAACAAAGATCCATACATGACAACTTTAAATTTGTGGAGCAGGCAGCAAAGAGCCTATACAGGAAAAAGAAACCTAGCATTCTACTTAAGCTGGACATTTCAAAGGCTTTTGACAGTGTCTTGGCCATTCCTTCTACAAGTATTGCAGAGATTGGGCTTTGGGGTAAAATGGAGGGACTGGATTTCAGCACTGGTATCCACAGCAACAACAAGAGTTCTGCTGAATGGTTGCCCTGGAAGGCCGATACACAATGCAAGGGGCTCAGGCAAGGAGACCCATTATCTCCCATGTTGTTTATCCTACTGATGGAAAACTTGCAAAAGGTGCTCAAGAAAGCAGTCCAGGAGGGGGTGCTCTCTCCACCAGCAGACACCTCAATCCAGCATCAATGCTCCCTCTACGCCGATGATGTGGTTTTGTTTGCATCTCCAACAGTCCAAGACATGA encodes the following:
- the LOC117855864 gene encoding uncharacterized protein; the protein is MNTEEGRLRLALLAAAPGAPADMPIDGLRRALAELPVAGGDNFSIRRFWPEQFLVTFTSQRARDAAMSAGSVPVGDTRFFFRPWTRLVRADSRILQFRVSLELDGVPAHAWSERTARAILSSSCWIEHVDDARTDMAKFKVQAWTHDPSCIPRRKRLLIAEHEQQVLYEDPVMQRVFGNLPPYLRQKKVLAYDVLIRLRHIADFRSRSPSPSPGPSLPSDDGDSWPDGNPDRDYGGSHGYGPRMHGFSTTPGVEDGNSPPAGGGASGIQLRDACRHLSPPRSAHAFKVLAEPRRRRDATVSTTGGGSVGIQSTAAATAVSALNGGPTALHASVGQNGGRTVPPPTDPVSPGAKSRDETEQAPHPAPTSSASPSVHEPEAPECPCPARMTQLQCPSTSPLNGSRAICTPTPAPAELSPEQYLPLYRAEDHDAREEDPMLLESLFSTGALSRSSASGDAQPSTALRPAHIPTPSAHPEQHRVTA